One genomic region from Halobacteria archaeon AArc-dxtr1 encodes:
- a CDS encoding alpha/beta fold hydrolase, translating into MTGEGSIVVSGAPRAAARVAVVALHGRGATAQGVINLLEPVYRRGVVFIAPEADRSSWFPRPAGSPISDNEPQLTEAVARVEGALEHAVQAGIPPEQTVLVGFSQGGCLAAEYVLRRPQRYGGVFVLSGAIPGDDPTDRLDELTDGSQQARDGLGGTPVWFGGHAADPVVDREHVAASAAAIEALGGEVSVDLVPGDAHAITDADVSALSTTVERLRGRDPTE; encoded by the coding sequence ATGACCGGGGAAGGCTCGATCGTCGTTTCGGGGGCCCCCCGGGCCGCCGCTCGCGTCGCGGTCGTTGCGCTTCACGGACGGGGTGCGACGGCCCAGGGAGTAATCAACCTGCTCGAGCCGGTCTACCGTCGTGGCGTCGTCTTCATCGCACCCGAGGCCGACCGCAGCAGCTGGTTCCCACGGCCGGCTGGGTCGCCCATCTCGGATAACGAGCCCCAGCTTACCGAGGCGGTCGCGCGGGTCGAGGGTGCGCTCGAACACGCTGTGCAGGCGGGAATACCACCCGAGCAGACGGTGCTGGTTGGCTTCTCCCAGGGTGGCTGCCTGGCAGCCGAGTACGTCCTGCGCCGGCCACAGCGCTACGGCGGCGTCTTCGTCCTTTCGGGCGCGATTCCGGGCGACGATCCGACGGATCGTCTCGACGAACTCACTGACGGGTCACAGCAGGCTCGAGACGGCCTCGGCGGCACGCCGGTGTGGTTCGGCGGCCACGCGGCTGATCCGGTCGTCGACCGCGAGCACGTCGCCGCGAGTGCGGCGGCGATCGAGGCGCTGGGCGGCGAGGTGAGCGTCGACCTGGTTCCCGGCGATGCACACGCGATCACAGACGCCGACGTGAGTGCACTCTCGACGACGGTAGAGCGGCTCCGTGGCAGAGACCCCACCGAATAA
- a CDS encoding VOC family protein, with the protein MHRDEAPVGIHHVTGTAGDAQANVDFYAGTLGLSWLVRTVNFEDVLTPHLYYGDPSGRPGSVLTFFPFGETDPGRVGPPQPTAVALAVPEGSLPDWTERLERRGVDIGGRSDRFGERVLSFPDPNGTRVELVETSRVEAEGEAETRIRGIDGVTLQSVNPYATAAVLETLGFDRADQEDDRIRYRGTADVGRVVDVVDREGEFGREGPGTLHHVALRVPDLDALYAWHDRFRDRDAEVSRVKDRHFFHSLYIREPGGILFELATEAPGLARAADHDPGDSIYLPERFAHQRDLVERQHPEFIAPTEPVGR; encoded by the coding sequence ATGCATCGAGACGAGGCTCCGGTCGGCATCCACCACGTCACCGGGACCGCAGGCGACGCCCAGGCAAACGTGGACTTCTACGCGGGGACGCTCGGACTCTCGTGGCTCGTCCGCACCGTCAACTTCGAGGACGTGCTGACGCCACACCTCTACTACGGCGATCCGAGCGGCCGACCGGGCTCGGTGCTTACGTTCTTCCCGTTCGGTGAGACGGATCCCGGGCGAGTGGGTCCGCCCCAGCCGACAGCGGTCGCCCTCGCAGTTCCCGAGGGATCGCTCCCGGACTGGACTGAGCGGTTGGAGAGGCGAGGCGTCGACATCGGTGGCCGAAGCGATCGGTTCGGCGAGCGCGTGCTCTCGTTTCCTGACCCGAACGGAACGCGGGTTGAACTCGTCGAGACGTCGCGCGTCGAGGCGGAAGGCGAGGCGGAGACCCGCATTCGTGGAATCGACGGCGTCACCCTCCAGTCGGTAAACCCGTACGCGACCGCAGCAGTCCTCGAGACACTTGGCTTCGACCGCGCCGACCAGGAGGACGACCGCATCCGATACCGTGGCACCGCTGACGTGGGCCGCGTCGTCGATGTCGTCGACCGGGAAGGGGAATTCGGCAGGGAGGGCCCCGGAACGCTCCACCACGTCGCTCTCCGAGTTCCGGATTTGGATGCGCTGTACGCGTGGCACGACCGGTTTCGCGACCGCGACGCCGAGGTGTCGCGCGTGAAAGATCGGCACTTCTTTCACTCGTTGTACATCCGGGAGCCGGGGGGAATTCTCTTCGAGCTGGCCACCGAGGCGCCGGGGCTGGCGCGAGCCGCGGACCACGATCCAGGCGACTCGATCTACCTCCCGGAGCGGTTCGCCCACCAGCGCGACCTCGTCGAGCGCCAGCACCCAGAGTTCATCGCGCCAACCGAACCCGTGGGGCGATGA
- a CDS encoding PQQ-binding-like beta-propeller repeat protein, with translation MNENDTGEVSRRRVLQVAASIGCASIAGCGSLPFDETPPERLEWEFSRSNSDVLESASPTVVDGTVYMGFDHAWAMYAVDAETGEQEWAFDEPTWRVSTSPAVADGTVYIGSWDETLYAVDAETGEREWAFTEPTEEVRSSPTVANGTVYAGSIDGTLYAMDAETGDQEWAFTDPESINQSASTVVDGLVYVGSVDGTLYAVNADSGEEEWAYTVPGGITQSSPTVADGLVYVGSDDGALHAVDATTGDEGWTFDESPDPIYSSPTVADGTVYVGAGDETLYAVDAETGEEEWAFTEPSEAVDSSPTVANGTVYVGSWETLYAVDAETGEEEWAFTELERIAYSSPTVVDGTVYIGGGETLYAIDADVDGSSEDSRVRLGTLGHHDDVRNG, from the coding sequence ATGAACGAAAACGACACAGGTGAAGTGAGCCGACGCCGCGTTCTCCAGGTCGCCGCGAGTATCGGCTGCGCGTCGATCGCTGGATGCGGGAGTCTCCCGTTCGACGAGACACCGCCCGAGCGACTGGAGTGGGAGTTCAGCAGGTCCAACAGCGATGTGCTGGAATCAGCCTCACCGACGGTTGTGGATGGAACCGTTTACATGGGGTTCGACCACGCTTGGGCGATGTACGCGGTGGACGCAGAGACTGGCGAGCAGGAGTGGGCGTTCGACGAGCCGACGTGGCGAGTCAGCACGTCGCCTGCGGTCGCAGACGGCACGGTCTACATCGGCTCGTGGGACGAGACGCTGTACGCGGTGGACGCGGAGACTGGCGAGCGAGAGTGGGCGTTCACGGAACCGACGGAAGAGGTTCGCTCGTCGCCGACAGTCGCGAACGGTACCGTCTACGCCGGATCGATAGATGGGACGCTGTACGCGATGGACGCCGAAACTGGCGACCAAGAGTGGGCGTTCACCGACCCCGAGTCGATCAATCAGTCGGCGTCGACGGTTGTCGACGGCCTCGTCTACGTTGGATCGGTAGATGGGACGTTGTACGCGGTGAATGCGGACAGTGGCGAAGAGGAGTGGGCATACACCGTTCCGGGGGGGATTACGCAGTCGTCTCCGACGGTCGCAGACGGCCTCGTCTACGTCGGATCGGACGATGGAGCCCTGCACGCGGTAGACGCGACAACGGGAGATGAGGGGTGGACGTTCGACGAGTCGCCCGACCCGATCTACTCGTCGCCGACGGTCGCGGACGGCACGGTCTACGTCGGCGCCGGCGACGAGACGCTGTACGCGGTGGACGCCGAAACCGGCGAGGAGGAGTGGGCGTTCACCGAACCGTCGGAAGCGGTCGACTCCTCACCGACGGTCGCGAACGGAACCGTCTACGTCGGTTCGTGGGAGACGCTGTACGCGGTGGACGCCGAAACCGGCGAGGAGGAGTGGGCGTTCACCGAACTGGAACGGATCGCCTACTCGTCACCGACCGTGGTCGATGGAACGGTCTACATTGGTGGTGGGGAGACGCTGTACGCGATCGACGCGGACGTGGACGGATCGAGCGAAGACTCGCGGGTCAGGCTGGGCACGCTCGGACACCACGACGACGTGCGTAACGGGTAA
- the trkA gene encoding Trk system potassium transporter TrkA, protein MRVIVVGAGEVGTNIAESIAADHDVVVIDNDPDRVEDITYDLDVLALEGDGTSIDTLDEAGIEKAELVIASTDDDETNVVICGAAKTVDDPFTIARVKRTTLLDTWNRSAGAFGVDAMVCTNLYTAEAIVRIAGLPGACDVEQFAGGAVQMAEFEIDADSPITGETVSQADRYESLTFAALFRDGDVVVPHGGTVIRPGDAVVVIGSPSSVRGFASSLSPEPTLEDADEIVIVGGSQIGYQTARLFEKEGLSPRLVEQDHDRARELAEALPNTLVLESDATDIDFLVREHVDESDIVVATLDSDEKNLLVSLLAKRIGVDRTVGIVESGEYVELFETVGVDVAINPRLVTAEEITRFTREKRTENLAMLESDRAEVLEIEVDSDSHLLGRPIRETMAELPEGVVIGALTRDGAVIPPRGETVVEYGDHVVVFVETELVGEIADAL, encoded by the coding sequence GTGCGAGTAATCGTCGTCGGCGCCGGCGAGGTGGGGACCAACATCGCCGAGAGCATCGCCGCCGACCACGACGTCGTGGTGATCGACAACGATCCCGACCGCGTCGAGGATATCACGTACGATCTGGACGTCCTCGCGCTCGAGGGTGACGGAACCTCGATCGACACGTTAGACGAGGCCGGCATCGAGAAGGCAGAACTGGTCATCGCCAGTACCGACGACGACGAGACGAACGTCGTCATCTGCGGCGCGGCCAAGACCGTCGACGATCCGTTTACGATCGCCCGAGTGAAGCGGACGACCCTGTTAGACACCTGGAACCGCTCTGCGGGTGCCTTCGGTGTCGACGCGATGGTCTGTACGAACCTCTACACCGCCGAGGCGATCGTCCGCATCGCTGGTCTACCCGGCGCCTGCGACGTCGAGCAGTTCGCGGGCGGCGCGGTCCAGATGGCCGAGTTCGAGATCGATGCCGACTCACCGATCACCGGCGAGACCGTCTCGCAGGCCGACCGCTACGAGTCGCTGACGTTCGCCGCTCTCTTTCGCGACGGGGACGTCGTCGTCCCCCACGGCGGCACCGTCATCAGACCCGGCGATGCGGTCGTGGTTATCGGCTCGCCGTCGAGCGTCCGCGGCTTCGCGAGTTCGCTCTCCCCCGAGCCCACGCTCGAGGACGCAGACGAGATTGTCATCGTCGGCGGCAGCCAGATCGGCTACCAGACGGCGCGGCTGTTCGAAAAGGAGGGGCTCTCGCCCCGACTGGTCGAGCAGGACCACGACCGGGCACGGGAGCTGGCAGAGGCCCTCCCGAATACGCTCGTCTTAGAAAGCGACGCGACGGACATCGACTTCCTCGTCCGCGAACACGTCGACGAGTCGGACATCGTCGTCGCCACCCTTGATAGCGACGAGAAGAACCTGCTCGTCTCCCTGCTGGCAAAGCGAATCGGCGTCGACCGAACCGTCGGCATCGTCGAATCCGGCGAGTACGTCGAACTCTTCGAGACCGTCGGCGTCGACGTCGCGATCAACCCTCGGCTGGTCACCGCCGAAGAGATCACCCGGTTTACCCGCGAGAAGCGCACTGAGAACCTCGCGATGCTCGAATCCGACCGAGCGGAGGTCCTCGAGATCGAAGTCGATTCGGACAGTCACCTCCTCGGACGGCCGATCCGCGAGACGATGGCAGAGCTTCCCGAGGGAGTCGTTATCGGCGCGCTCACCCGCGATGGAGCAGTCATCCCGCCGCGCGGCGAAACCGTCGTCGAGTACGGCGACCACGTCGTTGTCTTCGTCGAAACCGAACTCGTCGGCGAGATCGCCGACGCGCTCTGA
- a CDS encoding SRPBCC family protein has product MDRILLSTVAYRSPEEVFPYVRSFGDYPRYTEHLTDVQVSGDGGVGSVYDLRLAWWKLSYTARSEVVDVSAPNSLAWRLLNDLDARGEWRVEEEPGAAPPDEETASRIYFEATYDPHSADEGAISLPRFVSLDWVIGKVEPRLLSEAEEVVERLVADVEGEAREVELTVHELP; this is encoded by the coding sequence GTGGACAGAATTCTCCTCAGCACCGTCGCCTACCGATCACCCGAGGAGGTCTTTCCGTACGTGCGATCGTTCGGCGACTATCCCCGGTACACGGAGCACCTGACAGACGTCCAGGTCAGCGGCGACGGCGGCGTCGGCTCGGTCTACGATCTTCGCCTCGCGTGGTGGAAGCTCTCCTACACGGCCCGATCGGAGGTCGTCGACGTCTCGGCACCGAACTCGCTCGCGTGGCGCCTGCTGAACGACCTCGACGCACGCGGCGAGTGGCGTGTGGAAGAAGAACCCGGCGCCGCCCCGCCCGACGAGGAGACGGCGAGCCGGATCTACTTCGAGGCGACGTACGATCCCCACTCGGCCGACGAGGGTGCGATCTCGCTGCCGCGGTTCGTCTCGCTGGACTGGGTGATTGGGAAGGTCGAGCCTCGCTTGCTGTCGGAGGCAGAAGAGGTCGTCGAGCGCCTCGTCGCCGACGTCGAGGGCGAGGCTCGCGAGGTCGAACTCACCGTTCACGAACTTCCCTGA
- a CDS encoding IucA/IucC family siderophore biosynthesis protein encodes MSERDRGGREPRLRTDAEREALGAATRYARTHGLETPAETAYLAALPKARREILRRFVRGVLRGRPAGIAEPRFLDPDADTVPNEPAPLGALDGDQLRSLAEPLSDRCRRLALLPFPASESVVVAAVAARHGYDRFRFAGPIRRWSADRAGIESAARSNADNRLTHPVDFVPLLAHEGAFGDAEQAERIRTEVAESAANLALARLAERVQAGGIEALGAETAASPFDAIAAGVPAADPASAFERIVTGGHPFHPAGKIRQGMSAAEGLAYAPEFAERIDLRFVAVDREIALETATAGGKSHARSGDRSQSELAGDGTQSAPAADGDRLTDRLYDAFAGLESAAERAIPTGRAVDEYAVVPVHPLQYYRTIPARYARQRAEGRVVPIPDYAHPATPQLNLRTVVPYQTDRTPDAPLPHLKLAIPVQTTNVVRTLSPHAVTNGPQVTDVVREIERRESFEAFGLLSEPVATCYHPPGGPHPEGEAFDDARHLSGLLRTNPAAHPLVPEGAALVVASALVADAPSTGRPLVAELIDRYGEVQGVSSTEEAALAFLEEYLSIVVPAQLRLLCVYGVALESHLQNSLVVFDPERAQPIAALVRDLGGIRVHQGRLTEHGLSIDPYPDSDLDADGEADCYRKLYYALFQNHLAELIATIATALPVDERDCWALVRTECERAFETLRADGLAPADRIRRDERALFAEPATHKALTAMRLRGKRHEYVTSEVSNPLSEAGQKRIVPQ; translated from the coding sequence ATGAGCGAACGTGACCGAGGTGGACGCGAGCCGCGCCTCCGGACGGACGCCGAGCGAGAGGCTCTCGGTGCCGCGACCCGGTACGCACGGACCCACGGGTTGGAAACGCCCGCTGAGACGGCGTATCTCGCGGCGCTCCCGAAGGCCCGCCGCGAGATTCTCCGCCGGTTCGTCCGAGGAGTGCTTCGCGGGCGTCCGGCAGGAATAGCGGAGCCCCGATTTCTCGACCCGGACGCCGACACCGTGCCGAACGAGCCGGCGCCGCTCGGCGCGCTCGACGGGGACCAACTGCGCAGCCTCGCCGAGCCGCTGTCGGATCGGTGTCGGCGGCTCGCACTCCTCCCGTTTCCCGCCTCCGAGAGCGTCGTGGTCGCCGCGGTCGCAGCGAGACACGGCTACGACCGGTTTCGGTTCGCCGGCCCGATTCGGCGCTGGTCTGCGGACCGGGCTGGGATCGAATCGGCGGCTCGTTCGAACGCGGACAACCGACTGACCCACCCGGTTGACTTCGTCCCGCTGCTCGCCCACGAGGGCGCGTTCGGGGACGCCGAGCAAGCCGAGCGGATCCGGACCGAGGTGGCCGAGAGTGCCGCCAATCTGGCGCTGGCGCGGCTGGCAGAACGCGTGCAGGCGGGGGGAATCGAGGCACTGGGAGCAGAGACGGCCGCGTCTCCCTTCGACGCCATCGCGGCCGGCGTCCCGGCCGCCGATCCCGCCAGCGCGTTCGAGCGCATCGTCACCGGCGGCCACCCGTTCCACCCGGCGGGGAAGATTCGACAGGGCATGAGCGCCGCCGAAGGGCTGGCCTACGCCCCGGAGTTCGCAGAGCGGATCGATCTCCGGTTCGTCGCCGTCGACCGGGAGATTGCCCTCGAGACGGCTACGGCCGGCGGGAAATCGCACGCGCGATCGGGCGATAGGAGTCAATCTGAGCTGGCGGGCGACGGAACGCAATCTGCGCCGGCAGCCGACGGGGACCGCCTGACCGACCGGCTGTACGACGCGTTCGCGGGGCTCGAGTCGGCGGCTGAGCGCGCGATTCCGACGGGGCGGGCAGTCGACGAGTACGCGGTCGTCCCCGTCCACCCGCTGCAGTACTACCGGACGATTCCGGCGCGCTACGCCCGTCAGCGCGCCGAGGGCCGGGTCGTACCGATTCCCGACTACGCCCACCCGGCGACGCCGCAGCTCAACCTCCGGACGGTGGTTCCCTACCAGACCGATCGCACTCCCGACGCGCCCCTCCCGCATCTCAAGCTCGCGATCCCGGTCCAGACGACGAACGTCGTCCGGACGCTGTCGCCCCACGCCGTGACGAACGGGCCGCAGGTGACCGACGTCGTCCGGGAGATCGAGCGACGGGAGTCCTTCGAAGCGTTCGGACTGCTCTCGGAGCCGGTGGCGACCTGCTACCACCCGCCGGGCGGTCCCCACCCCGAGGGCGAGGCGTTCGACGACGCCCGCCACCTCTCCGGGCTGCTCCGGACCAATCCCGCTGCGCACCCGCTCGTCCCGGAGGGCGCGGCTCTGGTGGTCGCCTCGGCACTTGTCGCCGACGCGCCGTCGACTGGGCGCCCCCTCGTCGCCGAGTTGATCGATCGGTACGGGGAGGTGCAGGGCGTATCGAGCACCGAGGAGGCTGCGCTCGCATTTCTCGAGGAGTACCTCTCCATCGTCGTTCCGGCGCAACTGCGCCTGCTGTGTGTCTACGGCGTCGCCCTCGAGAGCCACCTCCAGAACAGCCTCGTCGTCTTCGACCCCGAGCGCGCGCAGCCGATCGCGGCCCTGGTCCGTGATCTCGGCGGAATCCGGGTCCATCAGGGCCGGCTTACTGAGCATGGGCTCTCGATCGATCCGTACCCGGACTCGGATCTCGACGCGGACGGCGAGGCGGACTGCTACCGGAAGCTGTACTACGCGCTCTTCCAGAACCACCTCGCGGAACTGATTGCGACGATCGCGACGGCGCTTCCGGTCGACGAGCGCGACTGCTGGGCGCTCGTCCGTACCGAGTGCGAGCGGGCGTTCGAGACGCTCCGTGCGGATGGGCTGGCGCCGGCGGACCGCATCCGGCGCGACGAGCGCGCCCTGTTCGCGGAGCCCGCGACCCACAAGGCGCTGACCGCCATGCGGCTTCGCGGTAAGCGCCACGAGTACGTCACGAGCGAGGTGTCGAATCCGCTGTCGGAAGCGGGGCAAAAGCGGATCGTTCCGCAGTGA
- the coaBC gene encoding bifunctional phosphopantothenoylcysteine decarboxylase/phosphopantothenate--cysteine ligase CoaBC — MLEGVNVALGVTGSIAAVKTVELAHELRRRGASVRGVMTGSAQGIVHPWAVEFATDNDVVTEITGSVEHVELCGYDGWADVLLIAPATANTVGKIAGAVDDTTVTTCATTALGADTPVVIAPAMHEPMYDHPGVLSAIGTVEGWGVEFVEPRIEEGKAKIASEEAIVAATARAAGDRPLAGQHVVVTAGATAEAIDPVRVLSNRSSGKMGRAVATACAVRGADVTLVHGLVGAQSLADAAEPGLPGEMVDVRQVESAAEMREVTLGACADADAFVSAAAIGDYTTDPSPEKLRSGEPRTLELEPTSKLIDAVRDRDADLPIVGFKTEASGDERAMIEAAGQLIDRAGLAFVVANDASVMGADRTRALLVHGEDVARFEGSKAGLAGEIADSVAVVVNATVE; from the coding sequence ATGCTCGAGGGAGTCAACGTCGCACTCGGGGTGACGGGGTCGATCGCGGCCGTCAAGACGGTCGAACTGGCCCACGAGCTGCGACGGCGCGGCGCGTCGGTTCGAGGCGTGATGACGGGCAGCGCACAGGGAATCGTCCACCCCTGGGCGGTCGAGTTCGCCACCGACAACGACGTCGTCACGGAGATCACCGGTAGCGTCGAACACGTCGAGCTCTGCGGGTACGATGGCTGGGCCGACGTGCTCCTGATCGCGCCGGCGACGGCGAACACGGTCGGGAAGATCGCCGGCGCGGTCGACGACACGACGGTGACGACGTGTGCGACGACCGCGCTCGGCGCCGACACGCCGGTCGTCATCGCGCCCGCGATGCACGAGCCGATGTACGACCACCCCGGCGTGCTCTCCGCGATCGGAACCGTCGAGGGGTGGGGAGTGGAGTTCGTCGAGCCGCGGATCGAGGAGGGGAAAGCGAAGATCGCGTCCGAGGAGGCGATCGTCGCCGCGACGGCCCGCGCGGCCGGGGATCGCCCGCTCGCGGGCCAACATGTCGTCGTCACCGCAGGGGCGACCGCCGAGGCGATCGACCCGGTTCGGGTGCTTTCGAACCGTTCGTCGGGGAAGATGGGGCGGGCGGTCGCGACGGCCTGTGCGGTTCGGGGCGCCGACGTCACGCTCGTCCACGGCCTCGTTGGAGCGCAATCGTTGGCTGACGCGGCGGAGCCGGGCCTCCCCGGTGAGATGGTCGACGTTCGGCAGGTCGAGAGCGCAGCGGAGATGCGCGAGGTAACGCTTGGGGCCTGCGCGGACGCCGACGCGTTCGTCTCGGCGGCCGCGATCGGCGACTACACCACCGACCCGAGCCCGGAGAAGTTGCGCTCCGGGGAGCCGCGAACGCTCGAGTTGGAGCCGACGTCGAAGCTGATCGATGCGGTTCGCGACCGAGACGCGGACCTCCCCATCGTCGGCTTCAAGACCGAGGCGAGCGGCGACGAGCGTGCCATGATCGAGGCTGCGGGGCAGCTAATCGATCGCGCGGGACTCGCGTTCGTCGTCGCCAACGACGCCTCGGTGATGGGCGCAGATCGGACCCGGGCGCTGCTCGTCCACGGCGAAGACGTCGCTCGGTTCGAGGGATCAAAGGCGGGGCTGGCCGGCGAGATCGCCGACTCCGTCGCGGTCGTCGTGAATGCGACCGTGGAGTGA
- a CDS encoding M42 family metallopeptidase: MGENSIDVGSLSTLTEIDGVPGYEDRIREHVVGALEGYVDRVQTDAMGNVVGTLDGADPDYEVAVAAHMDEIGFMVRHVRGDDDGYGFLEIDPLGGWDARVLRAQRVTVHTEDGDLPGVIGSPPPHTTDEDDRGEPDVSDCYVDVGLPVEEARARVSVGDLVTMSRSTRQVGQTVTGKALDDRVCLFAMLEAAERLSEPDVTIHFCATVQEEVGLRGARALGVDLDPDLAIALDVTVANDVPEADDGDHVTELGGGTAIKLKDSSVLTNPKVHRRLRETAEDAEIDYQHEVLPAGGTDTAGFQLGGGATPVGALSVPTRYLHTTTEMAHVADIAATVDLLCAFLERENGRQDYTL, translated from the coding sequence ATGGGAGAGAACTCGATCGACGTCGGCTCGCTCTCGACGCTCACCGAGATCGACGGCGTTCCCGGATACGAAGACCGCATCCGGGAGCACGTCGTCGGCGCCCTCGAAGGCTACGTCGACAGGGTACAGACCGACGCGATGGGGAACGTAGTGGGAACGCTCGACGGAGCCGACCCCGACTACGAGGTCGCCGTAGCGGCCCACATGGACGAGATCGGCTTCATGGTCAGACACGTCCGGGGCGACGACGACGGCTATGGCTTTCTCGAGATCGACCCGTTGGGCGGCTGGGACGCCCGCGTCCTGCGCGCCCAGCGGGTAACCGTCCACACCGAAGACGGCGATCTCCCGGGCGTGATCGGCTCGCCGCCGCCTCACACGACCGACGAGGACGATCGGGGAGAGCCCGACGTTTCCGACTGCTACGTCGACGTCGGCCTCCCCGTCGAGGAGGCCAGAGCACGCGTCTCCGTCGGCGATCTGGTCACGATGTCTCGCTCGACCCGTCAGGTCGGGCAGACGGTGACGGGGAAAGCGCTCGACGACCGGGTCTGTCTGTTCGCGATGCTCGAGGCGGCCGAGCGGCTCTCCGAGCCGGACGTGACGATCCACTTCTGTGCGACCGTCCAGGAGGAAGTCGGCCTCCGCGGCGCACGGGCGCTCGGCGTCGACCTCGATCCGGACCTGGCGATCGCTCTCGACGTCACCGTCGCCAACGACGTTCCCGAGGCCGACGACGGTGATCACGTCACCGAGCTCGGTGGGGGAACGGCGATCAAGCTCAAGGATTCGAGCGTCCTGACGAACCCGAAGGTCCACCGCCGGCTCCGGGAGACGGCCGAGGATGCGGAAATCGACTACCAGCACGAGGTGCTACCTGCCGGCGGCACCGACACGGCCGGCTTCCAGCTGGGCGGTGGTGCTACCCCGGTCGGGGCGCTCTCGGTCCCGACGCGGTATCTCCACACCACCACCGAGATGGCCCACGTAGCCGATATTGCGGCCACGGTCGATCTCCTCTGTGCGTTTCTCGAACGGGAAAACGGGCGGCAGGACTACACGCTGTGA
- a CDS encoding NAD(P)/FAD-dependent oxidoreductase has protein sequence MRDVCIVGGGVSGLAASIFTARAGLDTLVIDGGESILARNASLENYPGFPDGVDARRYLQLTREQAQNAGATFELGRVTSAELVDENDLEAGFVVETEGGEPIEARRVIAASWSDSEYLVPLDVGRIQRGSKHFVSVDEGGRTAVDGVYAAGRIAGEPHQAIIAAGHGSKVGLAVTHDSDVNFYHDWVAPEGYFTGRGREVPPGCEEIDDEERRKRDEQARETILEAFAEPLDEEPTMHPSVERD, from the coding sequence ATGCGAGACGTCTGCATCGTCGGCGGGGGCGTTTCCGGCCTCGCCGCCTCGATCTTCACCGCCCGCGCGGGTCTCGATACCCTCGTCATCGACGGGGGCGAATCCATCCTCGCGCGCAACGCGAGCCTCGAAAACTACCCCGGCTTTCCGGACGGCGTCGACGCGCGCCGGTACCTGCAACTGACCCGTGAGCAGGCCCAGAACGCGGGCGCGACGTTCGAACTCGGACGCGTTACGAGCGCCGAACTCGTCGACGAGAACGACCTCGAGGCTGGATTCGTCGTAGAGACCGAGGGCGGGGAGCCGATCGAGGCGCGCCGGGTGATCGCCGCCTCCTGGTCGGACAGCGAGTACCTCGTCCCCCTCGACGTCGGACGTATCCAGCGTGGGAGCAAGCACTTCGTCAGCGTCGACGAGGGCGGGCGCACGGCCGTCGACGGCGTCTACGCGGCGGGCCGAATCGCAGGAGAGCCACACCAGGCGATCATCGCTGCCGGCCACGGCTCGAAGGTCGGCCTCGCGGTGACCCACGACTCGGACGTGAACTTTTACCACGACTGGGTCGCCCCTGAGGGCTACTTCACGGGTCGCGGCCGCGAGGTGCCCCCCGGCTGCGAGGAGATCGACGACGAGGAGCGCCGGAAGCGCGACGAGCAGGCGCGCGAGACGATTCTCGAGGCGTTCGCCGAGCCGCTCGACGAGGAGCCGACGATGCATCCCAGTGTCGAACGAGACTGA
- a CDS encoding tryptophan-rich sensory protein, translating into MRLRALRPSTLSGRNLAVALGLIVGANLLGSAPSVFVGSDTGWFEPPWFYPPEIAFPVVWTLLFTLLGVVVFRLWRRGLGRRDVQIALAAFAVQFALNLAWTPAFFGLQRPGLALAVIVALWVAIVATIGAVARVDRVAAALLVPYLVWVSFATVLNYAIYAT; encoded by the coding sequence ATGCGCCTTCGAGCACTGCGGCCGTCGACCCTCTCAGGGCGGAACCTCGCGGTCGCGCTCGGGCTGATCGTCGGCGCCAACCTCCTTGGGTCCGCCCCGAGCGTCTTCGTCGGCAGCGATACCGGCTGGTTCGAGCCGCCGTGGTTCTACCCGCCGGAGATCGCCTTCCCGGTCGTCTGGACGCTGTTGTTTACTCTCCTCGGCGTCGTCGTCTTTCGTCTCTGGCGTCGGGGTCTGGGCCGACGCGATGTCCAGATCGCCCTCGCAGCGTTCGCCGTCCAGTTCGCACTGAACCTCGCCTGGACGCCGGCCTTCTTCGGCCTGCAGCGACCCGGACTGGCACTGGCCGTGATCGTCGCGTTATGGGTTGCAATCGTCGCCACTATCGGCGCCGTCGCCAGGGTCGATCGGGTGGCCGCGGCTCTGCTGGTTCCGTATCTGGTGTGGGTCTCGTTCGCGACGGTGCTCAACTACGCCATCTACGCGACCTGA